A stretch of Spirosoma oryzicola DNA encodes these proteins:
- a CDS encoding LutC/YkgG family protein, translating into MAETTTRDTILAAIRQGKPDLHPLPETIGFAPTITPENLVEAFMAMVKTNGGQAIRVTSLSEAHAFLVQEYDLTLPILSHVPGLDISNFTPAAELRLLDDLHLVVLEGKVGVAENAAIWLDEAAIGIRALPFISLNLSLVLSEKNLVGNMHEAYRLIDTHTGFGTFIAGPSKTADIEQSLVIGAHGSKTLTVFLLP; encoded by the coding sequence ATGGCTGAAACAACCACCCGTGATACCATTCTGGCGGCCATTCGACAGGGTAAACCCGACCTGCACCCGCTCCCCGAAACGATAGGTTTCGCGCCTACCATCACGCCCGAAAACCTCGTCGAAGCCTTCATGGCGATGGTAAAAACAAACGGCGGGCAGGCAATTCGAGTAACCTCACTGTCTGAAGCACACGCCTTTCTGGTCCAAGAGTACGACCTGACGCTACCCATACTCAGTCATGTTCCGGGGCTGGACATCAGCAACTTTACGCCAGCAGCGGAGCTTCGGCTGTTAGACGATTTGCACTTGGTTGTGCTGGAAGGCAAAGTCGGCGTTGCCGAAAATGCCGCTATCTGGCTCGACGAAGCGGCCATCGGTATTCGGGCGCTGCCGTTCATTTCATTGAACTTGTCGCTGGTACTATCCGAGAAAAACCTCGTCGGCAACATGCACGAGGCTTACCGACTCATTGACACACACACCGGCTTCGGAACGTTTATCGCGGGTCCGTCCAAAACCGCTGATATTGAACAATCGCTGGTTATCGGTGCCCACGGTTCGAAAACATTGACCGTATTTTTGTTGCCCTGA
- a CDS encoding aminopeptidase, whose protein sequence is MWKKIGLGVLLLLVVFGLWQRELVSYGWMQARGQLRILWNTKPVSEVLANPAFPDSLKQKIELIQEIKRFAIDSLGLDKSGSYESFYNQQGKPILWVITAAQPYQLVARQWHFPILGTFSYKGFFEKDRADTTVAELKREGLDTRIGEVSAWSTLGFLNDPILSSFLDRPVGSLAELIIHELTHGTLFIKNSLEYNENLADFVGEYGALRFLAMKYGVNSIPYRDYLATKSFYERYDGHILRGTQTLDSLYRTFKPTMAIAVKDSLKWQTIRQIVVSSDTLTDERSKDPVRSLKKRRLDKLNLPNNAYFIGYLTYRKQQNRFRQEFDNQFGGNFKRYLTYLKQTYPSL, encoded by the coding sequence ATGTGGAAGAAAATTGGTTTGGGGGTACTACTGCTTTTAGTTGTCTTTGGCCTATGGCAACGAGAATTAGTGAGCTACGGATGGATGCAGGCACGCGGTCAATTACGGATTCTTTGGAACACCAAACCCGTCAGCGAAGTGCTGGCTAACCCGGCCTTTCCTGACTCATTAAAACAAAAAATAGAACTTATCCAGGAAATAAAGCGTTTTGCTATCGACTCGCTTGGGTTAGACAAGTCAGGAAGCTACGAATCGTTTTACAACCAGCAAGGAAAACCGATCCTTTGGGTTATAACGGCAGCTCAACCGTATCAACTGGTGGCCCGACAATGGCATTTTCCCATACTGGGCACCTTTTCGTACAAAGGTTTTTTTGAGAAGGACCGGGCTGACACAACCGTTGCCGAGCTAAAACGAGAAGGACTTGATACGCGTATCGGGGAAGTGTCGGCCTGGTCGACATTGGGTTTTTTGAACGATCCCATTTTATCCAGCTTTCTGGATCGACCCGTTGGTAGCCTGGCGGAGTTGATTATCCACGAGTTGACACACGGAACACTGTTCATAAAAAACAGCCTTGAATACAACGAGAATTTAGCCGATTTTGTGGGTGAATACGGCGCGTTACGGTTTCTGGCCATGAAGTATGGAGTAAACTCTATTCCGTATCGTGACTATTTAGCGACAAAATCGTTTTATGAGCGGTATGACGGACATATCCTGCGGGGGACACAAACGCTCGACAGTTTATATCGAACGTTTAAACCAACAATGGCTATAGCTGTCAAAGATTCGTTGAAGTGGCAGACAATCCGGCAAATCGTAGTGTCGTCGGATACATTGACCGACGAACGAAGCAAAGACCCGGTACGTTCACTAAAAAAACGGCGGTTAGACAAACTAAACTTACCCAATAATGCGTACTTTATTGGGTACCTGACGTACAGAAAGCAACAGAACCGCTTTCGCCAGGAGTTTGATAATCAATTCGGTGGAAATTTTAAGCGTTACCTTACATATCTTAAACAAACTTATCCATCTTTATAA
- a CDS encoding serine hydrolase domain-containing protein → MQLNRRLFLKQLGFGAAGISLLSSLPGDVWAKGSSALLRTTPEAQGMSSASLLAFANAVESQKLNLHSMMVLRHGNVVAEGWWAPYAPQLKHTLYSLSKSFTSTAVGMAVAEKRLTVEDKVTKFFPDDLPATVSDNLAAMRVKDLLTMSTGHDKEPAVRSEKNWAKAFLAQPVEHQPGTFFLYNSIATYMLSAIVQKLTGQTVLAYLKPRLFDPLGIEGADWEVNPQGINTGGWGLRVKTEDIAKFGQLYLQKGVWKGKQLLPANWIDDATKFEIQSKGGSRKKEENDWLQGYGYQFWRCRHDAYRGDGAFGQYCIVMPKEDIVVAITSETSDMQAILDNVWEHILGSVKGKTLPADAKEQAQLKQKLTALALPIQNVKSTSPIIAQIDNKPFSIADNSLHVKSVALNFGKDGGIFTMQDDKGEHRINCGMGRWVEKETDLSALPLKLTPTLIPGETKTKIASSGTWTDDNTFVLTVRFIETAHYETITCNFDKDTVKVQFKKSLAILNPATKDDRPVLEGRLLA, encoded by the coding sequence ATGCAGCTCAATCGCAGGCTTTTTCTAAAACAACTAGGTTTTGGTGCCGCCGGAATTAGCTTGTTGTCGTCACTTCCTGGCGACGTATGGGCTAAAGGCTCCTCAGCGCTTCTTCGCACCACGCCCGAGGCCCAGGGCATGTCTTCGGCGTCCTTGCTGGCGTTTGCCAATGCCGTCGAATCCCAAAAGTTGAACCTGCACAGCATGATGGTGCTGCGGCATGGTAACGTTGTCGCTGAAGGCTGGTGGGCTCCTTATGCCCCCCAGTTGAAGCACACGCTTTATTCCCTAAGCAAAAGTTTCACTTCGACCGCAGTCGGTATGGCTGTCGCCGAAAAGCGCCTGACCGTTGAGGATAAAGTAACCAAGTTTTTCCCGGACGATTTACCCGCCACGGTTAGTGATAACCTCGCGGCCATGCGGGTGAAAGATTTGCTTACCATGTCAACCGGGCACGACAAGGAGCCAGCCGTCCGTTCGGAAAAGAACTGGGCGAAGGCGTTTCTGGCTCAACCCGTAGAGCATCAGCCCGGAACGTTTTTCCTTTACAACAGCATAGCCACGTACATGCTGTCGGCTATTGTGCAGAAGCTAACCGGTCAAACCGTTCTGGCTTACCTGAAACCCCGGCTGTTCGATCCGCTCGGTATCGAAGGGGCCGACTGGGAAGTTAATCCGCAGGGTATCAATACCGGAGGCTGGGGGCTTCGCGTTAAAACCGAAGACATTGCCAAATTCGGGCAGCTTTACCTGCAAAAGGGTGTCTGGAAAGGCAAACAGCTATTGCCAGCCAACTGGATCGACGATGCCACCAAGTTCGAAATCCAATCGAAAGGTGGGTCCCGCAAGAAAGAAGAGAATGATTGGTTGCAGGGCTACGGTTATCAGTTCTGGCGCTGTCGGCACGATGCGTACCGGGGCGATGGGGCCTTTGGTCAATACTGCATTGTGATGCCCAAAGAAGACATAGTCGTGGCTATTACGAGCGAGACCAGCGATATGCAGGCTATTCTGGACAATGTCTGGGAGCATATTCTGGGTAGCGTAAAAGGGAAAACGCTACCAGCGGATGCCAAAGAGCAGGCTCAGCTAAAGCAAAAACTAACGGCTTTGGCCTTACCGATCCAGAACGTAAAATCGACCTCGCCGATCATTGCCCAAATTGACAATAAGCCGTTTAGCATCGCCGATAACTCGCTGCATGTGAAGTCGGTTGCGCTCAACTTTGGCAAAGACGGTGGTATTTTTACCATGCAGGACGACAAAGGCGAACACCGCATCAACTGCGGAATGGGTCGCTGGGTCGAGAAGGAAACGGATCTGTCGGCACTGCCGCTTAAGCTAACGCCAACCCTGATTCCGGGTGAAACCAAGACCAAGATCGCGTCCAGCGGTACGTGGACTGACGACAACACGTTCGTTCTGACGGTTCGCTTCATTGAAACTGCTCATTACGAAACGATAACGTGCAATTTCGATAAGGATACGGTAAAGGTTCAATTCAAGAAAAGCCTGGCCATTCTTAATCCAGCCACGAAAGATGACCGTCCTGTACTGGAAGGCCGTTTGCTAGCCTGA
- the rhaT gene encoding L-rhamnose/proton symporter RhaT produces the protein MNAILGVFYHAVGGFASGSFYLPFRNVKQWSWESAWIVGGFASWIIVPWVMGGLTVNGLVPSITSADSSTLFWTFFFGVLWGIGGLTFGLTMRYLGISLGMAVALGFCSAFGTLIPPIWEGKFDMLLHTRTGHFTLGGVALCLAGIAVCGWAGMLKEGELNPEQQKATVAEFDLRKGIIIATISGILSACFAFALAAGRPIAQMAVTNGTDPLWQNNAIYPVLMFGGFLTNFIWCMILNRRNRSFGDYTDSQTPLLRNYTWALLAGTTWYFQFFFYGMGDNYLPDGIRFAGWTMHMAFIITFSTLWGLVLWEWRGASRRTYGVVFAGLFLIVLSTVLIGMGTAS, from the coding sequence ATGAATGCCATTTTGGGAGTTTTCTATCATGCTGTCGGCGGGTTTGCTTCCGGCAGTTTTTATTTGCCCTTCCGTAACGTAAAGCAGTGGTCGTGGGAAAGTGCCTGGATCGTGGGCGGGTTTGCGTCGTGGATCATTGTCCCCTGGGTTATGGGCGGCCTGACGGTCAACGGTCTGGTCCCAAGCATCACATCCGCCGACAGTTCGACCCTTTTCTGGACATTTTTCTTTGGCGTCCTGTGGGGCATTGGCGGCTTAACCTTCGGTTTGACCATGCGCTACCTGGGTATTTCGCTGGGTATGGCCGTAGCCCTCGGCTTTTGCTCGGCGTTCGGAACGCTGATTCCACCCATCTGGGAAGGAAAATTCGACATGCTGCTCCACACCCGAACGGGACATTTCACGCTGGGCGGAGTGGCCTTATGCCTGGCTGGAATTGCGGTTTGTGGCTGGGCGGGCATGTTGAAAGAAGGCGAGCTTAATCCTGAACAGCAGAAAGCAACCGTTGCCGAGTTTGACCTGCGCAAAGGCATCATCATCGCTACAATTTCGGGTATTTTGAGTGCCTGCTTTGCTTTCGCCCTCGCTGCCGGACGCCCAATAGCGCAAATGGCGGTTACGAACGGTACTGATCCGCTTTGGCAAAACAACGCGATTTATCCGGTACTGATGTTCGGCGGCTTTCTTACCAATTTTATCTGGTGCATGATTCTGAATCGTAGAAACCGTTCCTTTGGCGACTATACAGACAGCCAGACGCCGTTGCTTCGTAATTACACCTGGGCACTGCTGGCTGGCACAACCTGGTATTTCCAGTTCTTTTTCTACGGCATGGGTGACAATTACTTACCCGATGGTATCCGGTTCGCGGGCTGGACGATGCACATGGCGTTCATCATCACGTTTAGTACCCTGTGGGGTCTGGTGCTCTGGGAGTGGCGCGGAGCCAGTCGGCGAACGTATGGCGTAGTATTCGCGGGCTTATTTCTAATCGTACTGTCTACCGTATTGATTGGTATGGGAACGGCGTCCTGA
- a CDS encoding GNAT family N-acetyltransferase produces MISITTVQSEADVQGILALQQANLRKNVPVEVQANQGFVTVEHDPTVLTHMNQAAPSVIAKADDTVVGYCLTMLPEFGADVPELVPLFSLIDALDYNGKPVREYAYYVMGQVCVAEGYRGQQLFDRMYQHHRDVYSNRYQLLITDISANNSRSLRAHARVGFEPLHEFHDPAIGETWVVVLWDWQK; encoded by the coding sequence ATGATTTCCATTACCACCGTCCAATCCGAAGCAGACGTACAGGGCATTCTGGCTCTGCAACAAGCAAATCTTCGTAAAAATGTTCCCGTCGAGGTACAGGCTAACCAAGGATTCGTGACCGTTGAACATGACCCGACGGTACTAACCCATATGAATCAGGCCGCACCCAGCGTCATTGCCAAAGCGGATGATACCGTCGTAGGCTACTGCCTAACCATGCTACCCGAATTCGGCGCTGACGTTCCCGAACTGGTTCCTCTCTTTTCGTTGATTGATGCGCTCGACTACAACGGTAAGCCGGTTCGGGAGTACGCGTATTACGTGATGGGGCAGGTTTGCGTGGCCGAAGGCTATCGGGGGCAGCAGCTATTCGACCGGATGTACCAACATCACCGCGATGTGTACAGCAACCGCTACCAGCTACTCATCACCGATATCTCGGCTAATAATAGCCGGTCCCTACGCGCCCACGCCCGTGTTGGTTTCGAACCACTGCACGAGTTCCACGATCCAGCTATCGGTGAAACCTGGGTGGTTGTTCTGTGGGACTGGCAAAAGTAA
- a CDS encoding serine hydrolase domain-containing protein has product MRFLVLLLLVTSSLFAQSVPQTFSTAKSPADAGFSADRLKRLDSWLQGLIDQDIAPNAVTFVAHRGKIVHYKAFGYNNLEKKTPLKRDDMYRIASQSKAITTTTLMTLFEEEKFLLDDPISKYIPAFKNPKVLVKYDKKDPVGGSYDTRPAKSEITIRQLLSHNSGIPYEHPLDQRPEFKVPFFNSTAPDKLEDVINKLAKRPLLRDPGTDSTGAGFTYGLNTDIIGRLVEILSGKPLDVAMRERVLDPLGMNDTYFYLPSNKASRLVELYSKASLDKPLTLHTNEAYRHSATTGAKTYFSGGAGLISTVEDYAKLCQMLLNGGTFNNKRILGRKTIELMTRNQIGAAEVWDRNDKFGLGFQLITDNSHYGDQATPGSFTWGGMYCSEFTIDPKEELILLIFTNVQPYAYYSDFVKKFRIAVYQALE; this is encoded by the coding sequence ATGCGCTTCCTTGTACTCCTCCTACTAGTTACGTCCTCACTATTTGCCCAATCGGTACCCCAAACCTTTTCGACCGCAAAGTCACCTGCCGATGCTGGCTTTTCGGCGGACCGGCTCAAACGGCTCGATAGCTGGCTGCAAGGCTTGATCGACCAGGATATTGCTCCGAACGCCGTAACCTTCGTGGCGCACCGGGGTAAAATCGTCCACTACAAAGCGTTCGGGTACAACAATCTGGAAAAGAAAACGCCGTTGAAGCGCGACGACATGTACCGGATTGCGTCCCAGTCGAAAGCCATCACGACGACAACCTTAATGACCTTGTTCGAGGAAGAGAAGTTTTTGCTGGACGATCCCATCTCGAAATACATTCCGGCATTCAAAAATCCGAAAGTGCTGGTCAAGTACGACAAAAAAGATCCGGTGGGCGGTAGTTACGATACACGGCCTGCCAAGAGCGAAATCACCATCCGCCAGTTGCTAAGCCATAACTCCGGCATTCCGTACGAGCACCCGCTTGACCAGCGACCCGAATTCAAGGTCCCTTTTTTCAACTCGACGGCTCCCGACAAGCTCGAAGACGTGATCAACAAGCTAGCCAAACGTCCGTTATTGCGCGACCCCGGCACGGACTCAACCGGCGCGGGCTTTACCTACGGCCTGAACACCGACATTATTGGGCGGCTGGTTGAGATTTTGTCGGGTAAACCGCTTGACGTTGCCATGCGCGAACGCGTGCTGGACCCACTCGGCATGAACGATACGTATTTTTATCTACCCAGCAACAAAGCCAGCCGTCTGGTCGAACTGTACAGCAAAGCGAGTCTGGATAAACCCTTAACCCTGCACACCAACGAAGCCTACCGACACTCGGCAACGACGGGCGCAAAGACGTATTTTTCGGGGGGTGCGGGTTTGATTAGTACGGTCGAAGATTACGCGAAACTTTGTCAGATGCTGCTCAACGGTGGCACATTCAATAACAAACGGATTCTTGGGCGTAAAACCATTGAACTGATGACGCGCAATCAGATTGGCGCGGCTGAAGTCTGGGACCGGAACGACAAATTTGGTTTAGGTTTTCAGCTCATTACCGACAACTCCCACTACGGCGATCAGGCGACGCCGGGTTCGTTTACATGGGGCGGCATGTATTGTTCCGAGTTCACCATCGATCCGAAAGAAGAACTCATTCTTTTGATTTTCACGAACGTTCAGCCGTACGCGTACTACAGTGATTTTGTAAAGAAATTCCGTATTGCGGTTTATCAGGCGTTGGAATAA
- a CDS encoding amidohydrolase family protein, translating to MKKLLYLPALLLMGIVAFGQSKPAEPLGFEEYDPVSTLKVAEHKITRSKYPFIDVHNHQWNMDNANLRPLLAQMDSLNMGIMVNLSGRGFGNVEQGTKFFDNALANTAKTNPKRLVLFTNLNFDDIGKKGWTEDAVTMLEADVKKGARGLKIYKNLGINNKDESGQRVRVDDSRLDAIWDKCGELGIPVLIHTADPKSFWDPMDRYNERWLELKLHGGRKRSPNDPVPWEQLIAEQHNVFRKHPKTTFIAAHMGWFPNDLDKLDSLMKVFPNMNVEIGAVIAELGRQPRAARKFFEKYQDRILFGKDSWVPSEYATYFRVLETDDEYFPYHKKYHAFWRMYGMGLPDEVLKKVYYKNALRLIPGLDKSQFPK from the coding sequence ATGAAAAAACTGCTTTACCTTCCGGCGCTCCTGCTGATGGGAATCGTTGCCTTTGGTCAGTCAAAACCAGCCGAACCGCTTGGCTTTGAAGAATACGATCCCGTTTCGACCCTGAAAGTGGCGGAGCACAAAATCACCCGCTCGAAGTACCCGTTCATTGATGTTCATAACCACCAGTGGAACATGGACAACGCGAACTTACGTCCCCTCCTGGCCCAGATGGACAGTCTGAACATGGGAATCATGGTGAACCTGAGCGGACGCGGTTTCGGCAACGTAGAACAGGGAACCAAGTTTTTCGATAACGCCTTAGCGAACACCGCCAAAACCAATCCCAAACGGTTGGTGCTGTTTACGAATCTTAACTTCGACGATATCGGTAAAAAAGGCTGGACGGAAGACGCCGTGACGATGCTGGAAGCAGACGTTAAGAAAGGAGCCCGTGGGCTGAAAATCTACAAAAACCTCGGTATCAATAACAAAGACGAATCGGGCCAGCGCGTTCGCGTGGACGATTCGCGTCTGGACGCGATTTGGGACAAATGCGGTGAATTAGGCATTCCGGTACTGATTCATACTGCCGACCCTAAATCGTTCTGGGACCCGATGGACCGGTACAACGAACGCTGGCTTGAGCTGAAACTCCACGGTGGCCGCAAACGCTCACCGAACGATCCTGTCCCCTGGGAACAACTCATTGCCGAGCAGCATAATGTGTTTCGGAAGCATCCCAAAACAACGTTCATTGCGGCTCACATGGGCTGGTTTCCGAACGACCTGGACAAGCTGGACAGTTTGATGAAGGTTTTTCCAAACATGAACGTTGAGATTGGCGCTGTTATCGCGGAGCTAGGTCGCCAACCCCGCGCAGCCCGCAAGTTTTTCGAGAAATATCAAGACCGGATTCTATTTGGCAAAGACAGTTGGGTGCCTTCCGAATATGCGACTTACTTCCGCGTTCTCGAAACCGACGACGAGTATTTTCCTTATCACAAAAAATACCACGCGTTCTGGCGCATGTACGGCATGGGACTTCCCGATGAGGTGTTGAAAAAGGTATACTATAAAAACGCCCTGCGCCTTATTCCCGGACTCGATAAGAGTCAGTTTCCAAAGTAA
- a CDS encoding (Fe-S)-binding protein, with translation MNVGLFIPCYVDQFYPQVGIATLRLLESLGVRVVFPMEQTCCGQPMANSGFQRLSAGCDKNFIRNFANCDVVVGPSGSCVLHLKEHLHSDDQPEEAARLRNNVYELCEFLTDVLKVEQLPKARFPYRVGLHTSCHGQRGLRLSSMSERMEPKFSKPEQLLRLVDGLDLIQLSHPDECCGFGGTFCVFEEALSSKMGKDRVYDHVQHGAEVITGGDMSCLMQLEGVLHRQKSSVRVMHIAEILTAGN, from the coding sequence ATGAACGTAGGCTTATTTATTCCCTGTTACGTCGATCAGTTTTATCCGCAGGTCGGTATTGCCACCTTACGATTACTTGAATCCCTCGGCGTTCGGGTGGTGTTTCCAATGGAGCAGACTTGCTGTGGGCAACCAATGGCAAACTCTGGTTTTCAGCGTCTTTCGGCAGGTTGCGACAAGAATTTTATCCGCAATTTTGCTAACTGCGATGTGGTCGTTGGGCCTTCGGGTAGCTGCGTCCTGCACTTAAAAGAGCACCTGCATTCCGACGACCAGCCCGAAGAAGCCGCGCGACTGCGTAACAACGTCTACGAACTCTGCGAATTTCTGACCGACGTATTGAAAGTCGAACAGCTTCCTAAAGCCCGCTTTCCGTACCGGGTTGGTTTACACACCAGTTGTCACGGCCAGCGCGGTTTGCGGCTTTCGTCCATGTCGGAACGGATGGAACCTAAATTCTCGAAACCCGAGCAGCTCCTGCGGCTGGTTGACGGGCTTGATCTCATTCAGCTGAGCCACCCCGATGAATGCTGCGGTTTTGGTGGTACATTTTGCGTGTTCGAAGAAGCCCTGTCGTCAAAAATGGGTAAGGATCGCGTGTACGACCATGTCCAGCACGGGGCGGAAGTGATTACGGGGGGCGACATGTCATGCCTGATGCAATTGGAAGGCGTATTACATCGTCAGAAAAGTTCGGTACGCGTCATGCACATCGCCGAAATTCTGACGGCTGGCAACTAA
- a CDS encoding lactate utilization protein B, translating into MDTASPRHAKAAEAFLRDEENADWHNETLWFVRSKRDRAAQSLPEWEDLREQASQIKLHSLSKLDDYLIQLEENARQNGVIVHWAANADEHNRIVLDIMRKHKATKIVKSKSMLTEECHLNPYLIKEGIEVIDTDLGERIIQLRNEPPSHIVMPAIHLKKRHIGDLFHLHLGTDAGADDPQYLTEAARIHLRQKFLLADVAITGVNFAIAETGGFVVCTNEGNADLGAHLAKVHIACMGIEKVIPKAEHLGVFLRLLARSATGQATTTYSSHFRKPAPGQEMHLVLVDNGRTRQLASPDFRNSLKCIRCGACMNTCPVYRRSGGHSYHTAVAGPIGSILAPNIDMKEYADLPFASTLCGSCTNVCPVKIDIHQQLYKWRQVLGEAGAVEPTKKIGMTGMDVLFSHPRLYRFAGRAGRWFMQKFPSLANKSSLNPWAIHRDMPKPPAQSFRDWYAQQNQKDNG; encoded by the coding sequence ATGGATACTGCTTCTCCCAGACACGCCAAAGCCGCCGAGGCTTTCCTGCGCGATGAGGAAAACGCCGATTGGCATAACGAAACCCTTTGGTTTGTCCGTAGTAAGCGCGACCGGGCGGCCCAATCGCTGCCGGAGTGGGAAGATTTGCGCGAGCAGGCTTCCCAGATCAAGCTGCACTCCCTCTCAAAGCTGGACGATTACCTCATTCAGCTTGAAGAAAACGCCCGGCAGAACGGCGTCATTGTCCATTGGGCGGCTAACGCCGATGAACATAACCGGATTGTGCTCGACATCATGCGGAAGCACAAGGCGACCAAAATCGTCAAGAGTAAATCCATGCTTACCGAAGAGTGTCATCTGAATCCGTACCTGATTAAAGAAGGGATTGAGGTAATCGACACGGATTTGGGCGAGCGCATTATCCAGCTTCGCAACGAGCCGCCAAGTCATATCGTGATGCCCGCTATTCACCTCAAGAAGCGGCACATTGGTGATTTGTTCCACTTGCACCTGGGTACCGACGCCGGAGCCGACGATCCGCAGTACCTTACCGAAGCCGCCCGGATTCACCTGCGCCAGAAGTTTTTACTGGCCGATGTAGCGATTACGGGCGTTAACTTCGCCATTGCCGAAACAGGTGGCTTTGTGGTCTGTACCAACGAAGGCAACGCCGATCTGGGGGCACATCTGGCCAAGGTTCACATTGCCTGCATGGGTATCGAAAAAGTCATTCCAAAGGCCGAACATCTGGGCGTGTTTCTGCGGCTGCTGGCACGTTCCGCTACGGGTCAGGCCACGACAACCTATTCCAGTCATTTTCGCAAACCCGCGCCCGGTCAGGAAATGCACCTCGTGCTGGTCGATAACGGTCGGACGCGTCAGCTGGCCAGCCCTGATTTCCGCAACTCCCTGAAGTGCATTCGTTGCGGAGCCTGCATGAATACCTGCCCGGTCTACCGGCGTAGCGGTGGGCACAGCTACCACACGGCGGTAGCCGGACCAATTGGCTCGATTCTGGCACCGAATATCGACATGAAGGAATACGCCGATTTGCCGTTTGCCTCTACCCTTTGCGGCTCCTGCACCAACGTCTGTCCAGTCAAGATCGACATTCACCAGCAGTTGTATAAATGGCGGCAGGTACTGGGCGAAGCCGGTGCTGTTGAGCCCACGAAAAAAATAGGCATGACGGGCATGGACGTGCTGTTCAGCCATCCACGGCTGTACCGATTTGCTGGAAGGGCCGGCCGTTGGTTCATGCAGAAATTTCCCTCGCTGGCCAACAAATCGAGTTTAAACCCCTGGGCTATCCACCGCGATATGCCGAAGCCGCCCGCTCAGAGTTTCCGGGATTGGTACGCGCAACAAAACCAGAAAGACAATGGCTGA
- a CDS encoding mandelate racemase/muconate lactonizing enzyme family protein yields MKITQIRIYPFNIPLKVPITISLGTIEHARNILIEIQTDESITGWGEGSPFWMIVGETQASGLAAAEDMARLLIGQNPLDIEGCLTILTRYLPGHPTTRSAFDMALYDIAAKAARMPLYQFLGGSKRTLVTDETIYINTPERMVEDAVRIYKNGAQAIKIKLGTTLKADIDRLYAIEKALMELGDDSRDYYKVPYRIDANQGWDYVTASAVLYQTRFIDHQFQYCEQPVRKQDLHHLAKLKSEGNVPIMADESLFDATDAIRLVREEAVDYFNIKLSKSGGIFEALNINAIGEAAGIPCMIGCMSESRLALTANAHFAAARQNVRFYDLDGCFEHALDPIYGGITYNGYQITLPDTPGIGAEVDAAFLAQSERKTIA; encoded by the coding sequence ATGAAAATCACGCAGATACGTATCTATCCGTTCAACATTCCGCTCAAAGTACCCATCACCATTTCTCTCGGCACGATTGAACACGCCCGGAACATCCTGATCGAAATTCAGACCGACGAAAGCATTACGGGTTGGGGCGAAGGGTCGCCGTTCTGGATGATCGTCGGGGAAACGCAGGCATCGGGTCTGGCGGCTGCTGAGGACATGGCCCGGCTTTTGATCGGTCAAAACCCACTCGACATCGAAGGTTGTCTGACGATCCTGACGCGCTACCTACCCGGTCACCCGACGACGCGCTCGGCTTTCGATATGGCCTTGTACGATATTGCCGCTAAAGCTGCCCGGATGCCGCTTTACCAGTTCCTGGGCGGCTCCAAACGGACGCTGGTGACCGACGAAACGATTTACATCAATACGCCCGAACGGATGGTTGAGGATGCTGTACGGATCTACAAAAACGGGGCTCAAGCTATCAAAATCAAACTCGGTACGACTCTTAAAGCTGACATTGACAGATTGTATGCTATTGAAAAAGCTTTAATGGAGCTTGGCGATGATAGTCGAGATTACTATAAAGTACCTTATAGAATTGACGCAAACCAAGGCTGGGATTATGTTACGGCTTCAGCAGTCCTCTATCAAACTCGTTTTATTGACCATCAATTTCAATACTGCGAACAGCCAGTACGTAAGCAGGATTTACATCATTTAGCTAAACTTAAATCCGAGGGTAATGTCCCCATTATGGCTGACGAAAGTCTGTTCGACGCGACGGACGCGATTCGATTAGTGCGGGAAGAAGCCGTTGACTATTTCAACATCAAACTGTCAAAAAGCGGGGGTATTTTTGAAGCACTCAACATCAACGCGATTGGCGAAGCGGCTGGCATTCCCTGCATGATCGGCTGTATGTCGGAGTCGCGGCTGGCCTTAACCGCCAACGCCCACTTTGCAGCTGCCCGCCAAAACGTACGTTTCTACGACCTGGACGGCTGTTTCGAACACGCTCTTGACCCAATTTATGGAGGCATTACCTACAACGGTTACCAGATTACACTACCCGATACCCCCGGCATTGGGGCCGAAGTAGATGCTGCTTTTCTGGCTCAGTCGGAACGTAAAACCATTGCCTAG